The DNA region cactaaccatttcaacagtaCGGATGCAAAGGATGAGGTGATTAAAAACTATTCTCAactctttgtttttttattgtcgATTTTACATAAAAGTAAGATTTATGCAGGATTACAATTCTCTTCTGAAGAATTTCCCATCTGTACTTCCTTCTGTAGCAAAGCATGTTGGCTTACCTCAATTTACTGGATTCGCGAAGGTTAAGAACCTTTATATTACAGGACATGATGACGGAACTATCAAATTTTGGGATGTTACATGCCTGCTTTTAATCCCCCTTGTATCATTAACACAGCAGGTAATTATGCACAGTATGAACAATAGCTATTGTTTACTTTATTGGAATGCAATCACACAGAATCCTGGCTTATGAATTATGATCTTGATGCACAGAACGACGATGAATCATCTCAAAGTGGCATAGCAGTTACAGCAATTCATTATTGTACTTCATCACGACTGCTATTTTCTGGAGACAAAAACGGAATGGTAAATTTTCTGGTGTAGAATTTTTGAAGaagttaatttcttattggGTTTTAGCCCATTTgttcttataaaaaatttcattgtCACACAGGTCCGTATCTATCAATTTAAGCCTGAACCATTTCCTGTGGAAAATGGGTTTTTCTCTTTATCAGGTAGAGTTTCATTGACCATACCTAAAACTTCTAGCCACAATGATTTGTGTAATGTCTCAAGTTGCCCAAACGAAGCCCACCTTTACATTCCTTGGCCCCGTTGGGACATGACTAGGGGTGTTTAATGGGCCAAATGAGGGCCGGGCCGGGTCTAAGTAAATGTGGCCCGAGTTGGATAAGGCCCCTTTAAACATGATATGGGCTTTAAATGGGTTAGGCTTTGAGAGCCCAATCTGGCCCATcttattactaaaaaatattttaatccccatttatcaatttatagcaattaaattttaaaaatattaataatctccatcgacattgtcatttataatatttaaattatacattaattatgttatttacaAAGGCCCATTTCCGACCCTTATTAAGCCTTTTTATAGCctgcttcattttaattatagtagagCCCGTTTTCAACCCGGCCCATTTTCGTCCCGGCACTTACAAAGCCCTCCTAAAAACGGGCCGGTtaagggctcaaaatggggGCTCGACCTATTGAACACCCGTAGCCATGACATGTCTCAATTTTCATTGAACTCATATTTTATACATGATACAAATGACTAGTTTCTAAACATTAAACATAATTGATTTGCTAAGTACTTCAGGAAGTTCAAAGAAAGGAAGCAATCATATGATCCATGGTGTGAAGTGTATAAAGGTCAATGGGTCTGTATTGTCTTTTGACATAAGTAGCAATTCAAGGCACCTTGCAGTCGGCTCCGAGCAAGGGCATGTAAGCTTGTCTATTATTCTTCCCCTTTAATATCTAGCTTTTCATTTCGTTCCACTTTGCATTTATTGAGTTTTGCATTACATTCTTTGCAGATTTCAGTGATTGATATAGAGAGTTCTGCCATCTTGTATCAGAAAAAAATTGCAACCGAGTTATCGGCAGATGTTATATCTCTGAAATTTGAATCACCTAACATTCAAGGCTTTGAGAAGAATGTACTGCTTATCATGACAAAGGATTCATCTTTGTGGGCACTTGATGCTGATACCGGACATACACTGAGCGGTAGCTCAGTGCACCCAAAGAAACCATCAAGAACTCTGTTTATGCAAATTTTAGGTTACCCATATCTCTCATTCAGAACTATGTTTAATGTCATACTTTCAATTGGTTGAATCATATTACACGAACGCTATATATTAGTGTTTTGGAATCTTAGGAAACGTTCTTTGATCCAATAGAAGCTAATATAAGTCATGGTGTTATCTTATCCATGATCATAAACAGTAAATATAACCATAACACTGATCACAATGCATAAGTTGTGTGTCATAAAAGTAGAATAGaacataacaataacaataaaggCAAAAAACAGAAAGACAAGGTTTTCTATCTTGATGCAATCGAAAAACATTATTTTAGTGTTTGGAATCGCGTTTTTGTATAGTTCTGGCTTGAGCGACAAGGTGCGCTTCAATGGGTTGTTGAACTCAGAAATCTAGTTTCTGTGACAACTTTGGAGTTTTAAGTGGGTTTAGTTTTATTTCAGAGGCAAGCCGGGGATCTTCGACAGAGGAAGCACCACAAAAACAGCAAGTGTTGCTTAGCTCTGAGAAGGCTGTATACATCTATTCTTTACCACATATAATTCAGGGGACTAAGAAGGTTATCAACAAAAAGAAGTTTAATTCATCTTCGTGTTTATGGGCTTCTACGATCTGCACTACCTCCAGTATAGGACTTATACTTCTCTTTTCATGTGGAAGAATCGAAATACGGTTGGTTCAAATCAATTTGAGTATATCATGAATTTTGAGTATCCTTTTATCTTGATGCTTGTATTTGTAGAAAACCGTTCCCTTTTCTTGGTGATGAACAATTATTGCTCGTAATCGTATTCCTGAATTATGTTAGTCCAAATTGACAATAAAGTCTTCCTTGAAACTGTAGGTCACTCCCAGACTTATCTGTTGTGAAAGAAACTACATTGAGAAGTTTTACTTGCTCAACCTTGAAGCAAAATGCGTTTCCTGACTACTTCGTTTGCTCTTCAGCTGACGGCGAAGTCATAATGGTACAACGCTTTATATTCTTTTTCTCGGGAATTTTCGATTAATTTATACTTAGGCTACTTGGGTTTTGCAACTTATCCAGATGAGGAGCAATCAAGAAGTTGCTGTGGCTTCAATGTTGCTGGAAAACGGAACGTACAGGTATGCCTTTTTTGCACTCTCAATCGTATCAGACTCTTACAATCTACATTTACAACAGATTTCTTGATTACATTGACTTGTTCTTTCAATCGTACCAGACTCTTGGACTCTCTTTCTCGAGTGTATAATGAAAATCTTACCGCTTTGGAGAATGCAACAACTACTCCTTCCGTCCAtcagaaagaaaagaaaaaggttgTCATCTGTGAGTCTTCGGTTTCCATTTTCAGAATGACTGAATGTCCTTCGCTTGCTTATATTTTATCAGGGGATGTTTGGCACTCTATTCAAAGATGTAAGTGGAAGTAAAATGAACCATGGAGCTGATCCTGAAGCTGTAGATGGGAGAACAATTTCTGAAGAACTAACAAAACACTTTGCAGTTTCCAACTTTCCTACTCAATCACAAGGTTTTGTTAACACTACAGTGGAGGATGAAAATAATGACTTAGATATTGGTAAGCCCCTATTTAGATCATATGTTAACCTGTGCATGTTTGGCCTTCTAGATCATCATCCCAATGAGGCCcgcttagaggtgttcaacgggctGGGTCAGGGTGGGGCGGGTCAAAGCCCGTTTAAATCAGACCCACTTTGACCcgtttttaaaagttcataaaatagttttttattctactttatgGTCCGTTGAGTCGACCCACCTATGcgtataataatatcatataaaaatttttaaaaaaagtggtaaaaatattttctgCAACCAATTCCTATAATTATCCGTCCCGGCCCAGCCTGACCCTTTACACCAAGGCCCGTTAATGACCCGACCCACTAATGACCCGTTAAAAATGTGATCCACCTCGCcccattgaacacctctaccgCCCAAGACAAGGTCTGGAGAGGGTAGGAAAGAAGGCAGACCAATACCCTCATTTCGAGGAGGTCGAGATCGAAGGGAACAAGTCGACTTGATTTGATGTCAGCAATCAATAGAGAAAATGAGATTCAGCTATGTTTAGTACCTATCCTGTTTGCATATAGCTGTCGCCATTTTGAGCTTCATCTTTTAAAATACCTCAGACGGTTGAATCGTATTAGTGCATAATGTTATTCGGGTCTTTCTGCAGACGATATTGATCTTGATGATCAGGAAGAGAAACCGAAAGGTAACAATGTGAGGACATTACTAAATACACAGAAATTGGCAAGCAAGTTCCAATCCTTCAAAGGTGTGCACATTCTTTGTTCAATACACATTTACAAGCAAGTTTCAATCCTTTCAAGGTGTGCTTATTATCAAACTAATATTTCCAGGGAGACTGAAGCAAGCAGTAAAAACTGAAAAATCTTCAGCACAAGAAGAACCACAATATGAAAAGGCTGAGACAGTAGATCAAATTAAGAAGAAATATGGATACTCCTCATCTAGTCCCACTTGTGTAAGAATCGCCCCTTCTTTTTCTCGGACTTTAATGTTTCTTTATGCTACAACTACCACATTCCATCATcgagtggctcccacctaggcggGGTTTTGGGGTCTGATGTATGTATATTACCCTTGTTAGTAATAGCAAGTAGGTTGTtttgattgacccttggtagcaaacatcatttaTAACTTCACATAAAAAATTACTAAACGTATTTGTGCGTTCAATATCATAAAAGTTGCAACTAAATTTTCACTTACAGGAATCAAGTGCTGCTAAAATGGTCGAAAGCAAGCTCATTGAGAATGTGAAGAAATTGCAGGTACGAAATGTGTGCATAAGCTTGCTACATTTTCCTTAGCTAAAAGCGTCTTTTGATCATGAAATAGTCTATTCCTTAATCCCGTCTTTTATTTATTCGGGGGTAATTATAATTCATACAGACAAGAGCGGAATTGATCAACTTGTAGGTTTTGAGAATTAAATCCCCATGCTAAGGGTACAAGAGAAAGCTTGAGCCACTAGATTAACTCATAATTCTCATATGACCATCTTACTTAGTCCTGAAAAGGGCCTTTTGAAATCGGACAATAGAAGCTTTACATGAAATGCATAAGGCATGTCTATTTTTGGAAACCCAAATGCTTGAACTAACATGTAGCCAAAATCAAGAAAAGAAGATacttaactttgatttttgTGTCTAGGAagtgattattaatatcattgtAACACTGTCTATGTTCTTGAATTCTAAATTTTCAGGGTATTAGTTTGAAAACTACAGAGATGCAGGATAGTGCTCAGACATTTTCATCTATGGCGAAAGAGACGCTACGATTAGCTGAACAGAAAAACATAACCAAGTAAAACCATCATATATTCTGTGATTTAAGGACTATCAACTATGGTTATGCGTCTATCTTGGCTGGAATTTTTACTTTGTGAGgataaattttctttattttgttgGCTTCTATGATCATCTATGTATAAAGTATATAAGTAtatttataattgtttattttaacCCAAGTGTAAAGGTATAGGTACATGGGAAATCACCAAGTTTCGGTTTGAATAGAGCAATATATTTTAAGTTTCTAAGTATATAAAGAGCAAACTCAGTAgttcaagtttttttttcttttgggatttTGGGTAAGATCAATCCCCTATCAACAAGAGGAAGAGTGGGAATTTATCGCTTATTAATTCTTTTAGTGATTAGGGTTtaatttttaccatatacaGAAAGATTAATTCTCTTTCGTCATCTTGCCTACAAAATATTTTCATTACTTAGGAATTATAAGAAAAGAAATTTTGTCGGCGTGTGCAATTTAAGACTGCaaccataattaataaataagtgCTCTTATATCCCTTTAAATTTACTACAAAAATTGAAGAGCAATGACTTGATCActtaaagtagttaaatatgTTTTTCCTTGTTAATAGTCTACAAAACCAATCAACATCATTATTTTTAAGTGAGTGTAACATgaatgttttttctttttctttaaaattgcagcaaatttgccttttttttacaaaaataatcgTAAAATTAAATCTTACTTAGCTTTCATCTTTTCTTATTCTACTCTATAAGTTAAAGAAAAAAAgcaaagaattataaaaaaataaaatgcttGTTAATTAATCTACTTGGACTTTATCCTAATTGAATTTCTTCTTACTCTATTTTGTGACCATCATCAAATGGAAATCCGTCTAAATATTAGGCGTTTTAATGGACGAAATAGAAGCACAAAAATAGCATTTCTCTAATAAGAATCCTCTCTTCAAAGGTTTTCTTTCATTGTTAGTAACATTCTTACATACTGGACATTTTTTTACAAACATCAACAATATCACCAATTCATCCATAGAAATTTGagcaattttaaataaaaaattgtctatttatttctaaaaataaaaatcaactagcactaaattgaaatttttggtTCATTTAAGtactttattcatcaacaaattttgttatattctctattttaatttcatctacatatttaatttggttttaatttCATACTTTCACCTACATATTTCAACTATTTTTCCATTAAACAACACACTTTTGCcttttttttaagggtttttttttaccttttcctTTTATATTTATACAATTATACTTGGGGGTGTTTTCGGATTAGGGAATGGGGTTGAGACTTTGAGATTGAGACTTTAATTAAGTCAAGTGTCATGTTTGTTTAGGGGGAATGGGCATGAGactttcaagtctcaactctTTAAGTTCCACATTTTAATATCCCAGGGGTAAGAGGACATTAGGGATGAGACAATGGGATCCAGGTGTtgcatttataaaaaaattatataaatggcTACAATAGGAATTGAACCTGTGACTTGTGGGTTGTGAATCAATGCTTACACCAAGTGCTATTCAACTTTCTTTACTAATAAGATATTTTAATTGTACTTAATATGTGTTTAGTTGTACAACAAAGCTCAAATAAACATTGTTACAATTCCCAAtacctatttaattaaaatctaattcatttttcttaattatctcCTTTTTTTACTCTTAATAAAATATCCAATTGAAAcattatttttacttatatatttataatttttttgaatttttttagttaGTTATGCTCACACTAAGTTTTAACTCTGGATCCGTCACTGAATGAGacttaaatttatttgaaaatgataatttagccattaataaaataaaagggacAGGATATATAAAGGGCTTATTGATAACTTTGtaactatttataattaaattcctTCCCATTCTAAAATTTtaccaaataaaaatataagacattttttttaaaatctcatCCCAAatctcattttaaattttaaatatacttCTCACAATTTTTATTCCCATCTACCAAACACCCTCTTATTGCAAATGTTATAAAATGGAGTGAGAATATTGTGACCTAAAATTTGTTAAGATTTTGTGTTTGGTTTTGGGTTTGTTTTACGGCTTTGTGCAACAAGCCAACAATGAATCCGGCAACCTCGTCTACTTGAATTCACCCTTTTGTCCCTAGAAACTATGGAAGCAAGTTTGATCCGATGCTCCAATTTCCCTTTCTACAAATTGAATCCGCCCAAATTCCAACATATACTTCTGCAGACCATCAAAAAATCCCATCTTTCCTCAAGGTCTCTTCATACTGGTTGTTTACTCTTCTCCATAATCACCATTATCATGAATTTGCCAATCAAAatcttttttttgcaatttcctGATTTTATTTATCTGTTATTAAGGCAATTTACATGGGTAATTACAGTCTTAGATATCAAATCTGAATTAAATTACTTAAACTGCAGATAATGGAaggtcaatgaagaagaaagcaTATGATGGATTGTTGTTAGATGCTGGTGGTACCCTTTTGCAACTCTCTGAGCCTGTCGAACAAACCTATGCTAAAATTGGCTTGAAATATGGTATGTCTTCTATTTTACtgggtttatttttttcaacttaTGAATTTCAATGGTCAATTCAAAATAGTATAGGATGCGCCGAAGAATCAATTCTGCATAATGTGTATaatgtgtataattcaataataatattcaCTACAATTCACAGgttaatgtctcatttgctttttaaaCACTATTTACATTTCACTCTATATTCATATTTGATTCTTAAATAATAAGTTCAAATATAGTCGATTGagatttttgatttgtttcaatATAAAGAATATAACTTTCTATAACTTTTAATTGTACTCAACTAGAGATATTATGGATTGAATTAATATATTGATAAATGTGCCAAAAGTAAAGGGACATTAactctgaattggagggagtagaGTTTTTAATCAAATAGACTCGGTCTAGATTCCCTGCTATGAATTGTGAAGTCTTTGGTTTTATTGTAATTGATTTGCATATAGTCATTATATTATTAGGCTTCTAGTTTTGATTTCTCAATGGAAAAGGGCAGGCAAAATTAGTTAAAAACCCATGTGGCATCTGCAGCTGCAAGACTACAACTGCAATATTATCCCTCTGTCTAGT from Amaranthus tricolor cultivar Red isolate AtriRed21 chromosome 3, ASM2621246v1, whole genome shotgun sequence includes:
- the LOC130809064 gene encoding uncharacterized protein LOC130809064 isoform X1 — encoded protein: MFVKKLVDRATKKPGENLECLKPEDVNPRLAFHYGLPSSAAMFAYDPVQKILAVSTKNGLIKLFGKDNTQALLQSNDAQPSKFLQFIQNQGILLNVTSKDQIEVWDIDKKILCHVVDFNEVITSFAVMQHCFFILIGNHAGNVMVWKLDKESYQMEKMKYWIPFVASHGCINKGPVDRAVTYILPQPTAENKRILLIFADVLMILWGIRESKAVFTVCSSGNTSHLSSQEAKRVTSACWICPFGTKVALGYDSGDILIYTVSSSDAENGSPVSGDSCKNQIVNTSKINLGYRLEKTPIASLKWVYSGGKANRLYVIGASDDSSTNLVQVILLNEDAESRTIKVGLQLPEPCIDLEIISCPNEQSKHYQQYLLLLGKSGLIYAYDDHSIEKCLLQFQSKSSVTLPSELMIKLPISASTTTTAQFITNHFNSTDAKDEDYNSLLKNFPSVLPSVAKHVGLPQFTGFAKVKNLYITGHDDGTIKFWDVTCLLLIPLVSLTQQNDDESSQSGIAVTAIHYCTSSRLLFSGDKNGMVRIYQFKPEPFPVENGFFSLSGSSKKGSNHMIHGVKCIKVNGSVLSFDISSNSRHLAVGSEQGHISVIDIESSAILYQKKIATELSADVISLKFESPNIQGFEKNVLLIMTKDSSLWALDADTGHTLSGSSVHPKKPSRTLFMQILEASRGSSTEEAPQKQQVLLSSEKAVYIYSLPHIIQGTKKVINKKKFNSSSCLWASTICTTSSIGLILLFSCGRIEIRSLPDLSVVKETTLRSFTCSTLKQNAFPDYFVCSSADGEVIMMRSNQEVAVASMLLENGTYRLLDSLSRVYNENLTALENATTTPSVHQKEKKKGMFGTLFKDVSGSKMNHGADPEAVDGRTISEELTKHFAVSNFPTQSQGFVNTTVEDENNDLDIDDIDLDDQEEKPKGNNVRTLLNTQKLASKFQSFKGRLKQAVKTEKSSAQEEPQYEKAETVDQIKKKYGYSSSSPTCESSAAKMVESKLIENVKKLQGISLKTTEMQDSAQTFSSMAKETLRLAEQKNITK
- the LOC130809064 gene encoding uncharacterized protein LOC130809064 isoform X2, whose product is MFVKKLVDRATKKPGENLECLKPEDVNPRLAFHYGLPSSAAMFAYDPVQKILAVSTKNGLIKLFGKDNTQALLQSNDAQPSKFLQFIQNQGILLNVTSKDQIEVWDIDKKILCHVVDFNEVITSFAVMQHCFFILIGNHAGNVMVWKLDKESYQMEKMKYWIPFVASHGCINKGPVDRAVTYILPQPTAENKRILLIFADVLMILWGIRESKAVFTVCSSGNTSHLSSQEAKRVTSACWICPFGTKVALGYDSGDILIYTVSSSDAENGSPVSGDSCKNQIVNTSKINLGYRLEKTPIASLKWVYSGGKANRLYVIGASDDSSTNLVQVILLNEDAESRTIKVGLQLPEPCIDLEIISCPNEQSKHYQQYLLLLGKSGLIYAYDDHSIEKCLLQFQSKSSVTLPSELMIKLPISASTTTTAQFITNHFNSTDAKDENFPSVLPSVAKHVGLPQFTGFAKVKNLYITGHDDGTIKFWDVTCLLLIPLVSLTQQNDDESSQSGIAVTAIHYCTSSRLLFSGDKNGMVRIYQFKPEPFPVENGFFSLSGSSKKGSNHMIHGVKCIKVNGSVLSFDISSNSRHLAVGSEQGHISVIDIESSAILYQKKIATELSADVISLKFESPNIQGFEKNVLLIMTKDSSLWALDADTGHTLSGSSVHPKKPSRTLFMQILEASRGSSTEEAPQKQQVLLSSEKAVYIYSLPHIIQGTKKVINKKKFNSSSCLWASTICTTSSIGLILLFSCGRIEIRSLPDLSVVKETTLRSFTCSTLKQNAFPDYFVCSSADGEVIMMRSNQEVAVASMLLENGTYRLLDSLSRVYNENLTALENATTTPSVHQKEKKKGMFGTLFKDVSGSKMNHGADPEAVDGRTISEELTKHFAVSNFPTQSQGFVNTTVEDENNDLDIDDIDLDDQEEKPKGNNVRTLLNTQKLASKFQSFKGRLKQAVKTEKSSAQEEPQYEKAETVDQIKKKYGYSSSSPTCESSAAKMVESKLIENVKKLQGISLKTTEMQDSAQTFSSMAKETLRLAEQKNITK